One Brachyhypopomus gauderio isolate BG-103 unplaced genomic scaffold, BGAUD_0.2 sc186, whole genome shotgun sequence genomic window carries:
- the LOC143502053 gene encoding uncharacterized protein LOC143502053 → MFKLMMRSKKAGPTEELPEGCDVSAPSVKNKQAKKDHSRWFSAICCTRVEEAVMEELNTPPCGKSGGVVSTSGINPAVLTEELRNTLPSNMKMEDLIEVLEKISAWVKVAVKEVVAQDLIPIVRNLMLERIAALDRVKAQMSCRGTRSVLSDTDLSEEALQSGIVRRFVKTASETFLQERLGLTSWTKPDTDHYGSRSASVTEADVEVKLSLQRCCSELSALIALTLFGDVAGITISWTEQDHTGSALQSAAQTVDVGLEKKSWWFRFPRFLKLRFKKRTT, encoded by the exons ATGTTTAAACTAATGATGAGG TCTAAGAAAGCTGGGCCAACAGAAGAGCTTCCTGAGGGCTGTGATGTGTCGGCCCCCAGTGTGAAAAACAAGCAGGCAAAGAAAGACCATAGCAGATGGTTTTCAG CTATTTGCTGTACTAGAGTGGAGGAGGCAGTGATGGAGGAGCTCAACACTCCTCCATGTGGGAAAAGTGGTGGAGTCGTATCCACCTCTGGGATTAATCCAGCTGTTCTAACTGAAGAGCTGAGGAATACACTGCCAAGCAAT atgaaaatggaggatttgatTGAAGTGCTGGAAAAAATCTCGGCATGGGTCAAAGTGGCAGTGAAGGAGGTGGTTGCTCAGGACCTCATCCCTATAGTGAGGAACCTGATGCTGGAAAGGATTGCGGCTCTGGACCGAGTAAAAGCACAAATGAGCTGCAGGGGTACTCGGTCAGTGCTGTCGGATACTGACCTTTCTGAGGAGGCACTCCAGTCGGGCATCGTGAGGAGATTTGTGAAGACTGCTTCAGAAACTTTTCTCCAAGAACGCCTTGGGTTGACATCCTGGACCAAGCCCGACACTGATCACTACGGTTCTAGAAGCGCATCTGTGACGGAGGCTGACGTGGAAGTGAAGCTGTCACTACAGAGATGCTGCTCAGAGCTGTCAGCTCTGATTGCCCTCACTCTGTTCGGTGATGTCGCTGGCATCACCATCTCTTGGACAGAACAGGACCATACAGGCTCCGCTCTGCAGagtgcagcacagacagtggacgtggggctggagaagaaatcttggtggttcaggtttccaagatttctgaagctgagattcaag AAACGGACAACCTAA